The DNA segment CTTCCTCACCCCTGCGAGCATTCATCTCTCACGTTGGAGTGGCTGACGGGGTTACCTGGTGTCGCTGCGGCTTTGCCTCAAGGAACACCAATGACCGTTGCTTTCCGTTACCTGCTGAAGTCTGTGACATCTCTGTCCATCGCGGCCTTGCTGCTCGGGTCGCTGGGCGCCGCCCCCGCTGCGGCAGATCCTGAAGATCCGCTTTTCCGGATGCCGGCCATCGAGCTGCCGCCCTCGACCGTAACGGACCGGCCCGACCGGTTCATTGTGAAATTCACCGATCGGGCCCAGACCAGCGCGGCCGCTCGTGAGATGGCCTACGACAGCACAGAAGTTCTGGGGTCCGCCGTCGAGGAGCTGCGGACCACCGGCGATGGGGCCGTCGTACTCGAAGCGGACAAGGACCTCACTGAGAAGCAAGTCGAGGACGTCCTTGCGACTCTCGAAGCGCGCCCCGACGTGGAGTACGCCGAGGTCGACCAGTTCGCCACCCCAGCGGCGGTTCCGAACGACCAGATGTACCCGCTGCAGTGGAACCTACATGAGGCCAAAGGTGGAATGCGCGTCCAAGACGCCTGGAACTCCTCAACCGGAGCTGGCGTCACCGTCGCGGTCATCGACACCGGCAGCACTTTGCACACCGATCTGGCAGCCAACACTGTTCCTGGCTGGGATTTCATCGCCGACCCTGCTGTCAGCGGCGACGGCGGCGGGCGCGACTCAGATCCCAGCGACACCGGTGATGCCTGCGGCAGCAACACCTCGTCTTGGCATGGCACCCACGTTGCCGGAACCGTCGCCGCCGCAGGCAACAACACCACTGGCATTGCCGGGGTCGCCTACAAGGCAAAGGTGCAACACATCCGCGTGATGGGCATCTGCGGTGGCTGGACCTCCGACATCGCCCCGGGCATCGTCTGGGCGGCGGGCGGCACGATCGCCGGGATCCCAAACAACGCGACCCCCGCCAAGGTGATCAACCTGAGCCTGGGCACCGATGCGTCCTGCGGGCGGACCTACCAGGATGCAATTAACTTCGCAGTCAGCCGCGGCGCCGTCGTCATTGCTGCCGCCGGCAACTCCGCCCGGCCAGTCGCCAACACCTCCCCTGCGGATTGCCAGAACGTCGTCACAGTCGGAGCGACAAATCGCAACGGTGACCAGGCACCCTATTCGAGCTATGGGCCCGAAGTTGATGTCAGCGCACCCGGCGGGGACATGAGTCGCGGCATCGAAGGCGGCATCCTGGCCACGTTCAACCAGGGCTACTACCGGCCGGGTACCCAGGGCTACAGCTATCTGCAGGGCACCTCCATGGCCACACCCCATGTGGCCGGTGCAGCTGCGCTCATGCTCTCCGCCAACAAGGCCCTGACCCCGGCGCAGATCGAAGAGAACCTCAAGAAGACGGTCCGGCCGTTGCCGGGCAACTGCTTCGGCGGCTGCGGGACGGGGCTTGTGGATGCCACGGCGGCCGTGAAGTCCGTCGCAACCCCATTCTCGCCAGGAACCTTCAAGGATGTTCCCTCCGGCACTCAGTTCCATAAGGAAATGTCATGGATGGCGACCGAGCGGATCTCCACCGGTTGGACGGAGAAGGACGGCTCGAAAACCTACCGGCCGCTGACCTCCGTCAACCGGGATGCGATGGCAGCGTTCATGTACCGGATGGCGAACAGCCCGGCTTACACTCCCCCGGCCAAGTCACCGTTCGCCGATTTCTCCACGAACCAGCAGTTCTACACGGAAATGTCCTGGCTTGCCTCAACCGGCATCAGCTCCGGCTGGACCGAGAATAACGGCACCAAAACCTACCGCGCCCTGACGCCCGTGAACCGGGATGCAATGGCTGCGTTCATGTACCGGATGGCCGGGAGCCCCGCCTTCGCTCCGCCGGCTCAGTCACCATTCGCCGACGTTTCCGCGACCCAGCAGTTCTACAAAGAGATGGCATGGCTGGCCTCCACCGGAATTAGTACCGGCTGGACCGAGAATAACGGAACCAAGACCTACCGGGCGCTGACCCCGGTAAACCGAGACGCGATGGCCGCGTTCATGTTCCGGTACTCGAAGAAGTTCTAGCCTTGATTTTTCATGATGCCCGGTGACTTGCGCGGATTCGTGGCCGCGGTCGCTTCGCAGTTGTTTTCTGTTTCCGGGCAAGCTGATGGGGCCCGTTGGTTCGCCTGGGTTTGGCGCCGGTTCCACTTCCGGTGATCGTGCTGTTGGTTGGGACGAGATGAGTGGCGTTGGTCAGCCGGTGGAAGGGACGAGGCCTTTGGCGAGG comes from the Arthrobacter sp. CAN_C5 genome and includes:
- a CDS encoding S8 family peptidase, translated to MTVAFRYLLKSVTSLSIAALLLGSLGAAPAAADPEDPLFRMPAIELPPSTVTDRPDRFIVKFTDRAQTSAAAREMAYDSTEVLGSAVEELRTTGDGAVVLEADKDLTEKQVEDVLATLEARPDVEYAEVDQFATPAAVPNDQMYPLQWNLHEAKGGMRVQDAWNSSTGAGVTVAVIDTGSTLHTDLAANTVPGWDFIADPAVSGDGGGRDSDPSDTGDACGSNTSSWHGTHVAGTVAAAGNNTTGIAGVAYKAKVQHIRVMGICGGWTSDIAPGIVWAAGGTIAGIPNNATPAKVINLSLGTDASCGRTYQDAINFAVSRGAVVIAAAGNSARPVANTSPADCQNVVTVGATNRNGDQAPYSSYGPEVDVSAPGGDMSRGIEGGILATFNQGYYRPGTQGYSYLQGTSMATPHVAGAAALMLSANKALTPAQIEENLKKTVRPLPGNCFGGCGTGLVDATAAVKSVATPFSPGTFKDVPSGTQFHKEMSWMATERISTGWTEKDGSKTYRPLTSVNRDAMAAFMYRMANSPAYTPPAKSPFADFSTNQQFYTEMSWLASTGISSGWTENNGTKTYRALTPVNRDAMAAFMYRMAGSPAFAPPAQSPFADVSATQQFYKEMAWLASTGISTGWTENNGTKTYRALTPVNRDAMAAFMFRYSKKF